In the genome of Pelobacter seleniigenes DSM 18267, one region contains:
- a CDS encoding dihydrofolate reductase family protein → MKTQFYTATSLDGFIATEDDSLEWLFSLGELGDSSYPEFIAEVGALAMGSATYEWMLRNAEKVAEEAGEPWPYTQPTWIFSSRKLPSIDGANIRFVSGDVKEVHQEMRQAADNKNIWIVGGGDLAGQFYDAGLLDELIVQIGSVTLGKGKPLFPRAALSPVLQLISVRQMGSSMVELRYDITRKI, encoded by the coding sequence ATGAAGACACAATTTTATACAGCAACAAGTCTCGACGGTTTCATCGCCACAGAGGATGATTCGCTCGAGTGGCTTTTCTCACTGGGTGAACTGGGGGATTCCAGTTACCCGGAATTCATTGCCGAGGTTGGTGCATTGGCGATGGGCTCAGCGACCTATGAGTGGATGCTGCGCAATGCGGAAAAAGTGGCGGAAGAAGCCGGAGAGCCGTGGCCGTATACCCAACCCACGTGGATTTTTTCCAGCCGTAAATTGCCATCTATTGACGGTGCTAATATCCGCTTTGTCAGCGGCGATGTAAAAGAGGTTCATCAGGAAATGCGGCAAGCTGCGGACAATAAGAACATTTGGATAGTGGGAGGCGGCGACCTGGCCGGTCAATTTTACGATGCTGGATTATTGGATGAGTTGATTGTTCAAATTGGGTCAGTCACTCTGGGTAAAGGCAAACCGTTATTTCCGCGGGCTGCATTAAGTCCTGTTTTACAGCTGATATCCGTTCGTCAGATGGGGTCGAGCATGGTTGAATTGCGTTATGACATCACAAGAAAAATATGA
- a CDS encoding glutathione S-transferase family protein yields MTELIIWTLDWVPEGPRGFVRDLRLRWACEEAELPYQVQTVPFDGRETNHLAQQPFGQVPFLTDGDLQIFESGAGLLHLARKSDQLMPRDPVGEAHTLQWVIAALNSIEVVTIPWWFLKVSGNEDNSLAGWMDMRLQQLENVLRERDWLAADRFTVADLLMADVLRVSKVRAFGNRPATEAYVARITDRPAFKKAYADQIAHFEAADGKRV; encoded by the coding sequence ATGACCGAGTTGATTATCTGGACTCTTGACTGGGTACCCGAAGGCCCACGAGGTTTTGTGCGCGATTTGAGGCTACGATGGGCCTGCGAGGAAGCTGAACTCCCATACCAGGTCCAGACGGTTCCGTTCGATGGCCGCGAAACCAATCATCTCGCGCAGCAGCCTTTTGGACAGGTTCCCTTCCTGACCGACGGAGACTTACAGATATTCGAAAGTGGTGCAGGCTTGCTGCACCTGGCCCGAAAATCCGACCAGCTGATGCCGCGCGATCCCGTTGGTGAAGCGCATACCCTGCAATGGGTTATTGCCGCACTCAACTCGATTGAGGTGGTCACCATACCTTGGTGGTTTCTGAAGGTATCCGGTAACGAGGACAATAGTCTTGCCGGCTGGATGGACATGCGCCTCCAGCAACTGGAGAATGTTCTACGCGAGCGAGATTGGCTTGCGGCAGATCGCTTCACTGTCGCGGACCTGCTGATGGCAGATGTATTACGTGTATCGAAGGTCCGCGCGTTCGGCAACCGCCCGGCGACCGAAGCCTATGTAGCGCGCATAACCGATCGTCCCGCATTTAAAAAGGCTTACGCCGATCAGATCGCACATTTCGAGGCGGCCGACGGGAAGCGGGTATAA
- a CDS encoding SRPBCC family protein, with product MSNETGTVRLHRVLPAPVERVYKAFTDKQALEYWLPPYGFTGTIHEADIREGGGYRMSFTNFGTGSSHSFTVEYVEMVPNKRIHHTDRFDDANLSGEMQVTIDFKAVSCGTEINIVQAGIPALIPVEACYLGWQESLEQLARLVGPNIPDHE from the coding sequence ATGTCTAATGAAACCGGTACAGTTCGGCTACACCGTGTACTGCCCGCCCCGGTGGAGCGGGTCTACAAAGCGTTCACCGACAAGCAGGCGCTGGAATACTGGCTGCCGCCCTACGGTTTTACCGGCACCATCCATGAAGCGGATATCCGCGAGGGTGGCGGTTATCGCATGTCTTTCACCAATTTCGGCACTGGCAGCAGTCATTCGTTTACCGTTGAGTATGTCGAAATGGTGCCCAACAAACGCATCCACCATACAGATCGTTTTGACGATGCCAACCTGTCTGGTGAAATGCAAGTCACCATTGACTTTAAAGCGGTGTCCTGTGGCACGGAAATAAACATTGTCCAGGCAGGTATTCCAGCGCTGATTCCTGTCGAGGCCTGTTACCTGGGCTGGCAGGAATCACTGGAACAGCTTGCCCGGTTGGTGGGTCCGAATATTCCTGATCATGAATAA
- a CDS encoding YciI family protein, whose translation MKYLCLVYYDEKKMQQLSQQEWDSLNRECMECVAGLNKGGHFLDGAPLLSTDTATTLRMRDNKALVTDGPFAETKEQLAGFYMLEARDMNEAIRLAEKIPPARYGCVEIRPVRELMEQGNSR comes from the coding sequence ATGAAATACCTATGCCTCGTTTATTACGACGAAAAGAAAATGCAGCAACTTTCCCAACAAGAGTGGGACAGCCTTAACCGGGAGTGCATGGAATGCGTGGCCGGTTTAAACAAAGGCGGTCATTTTCTCGATGGTGCGCCACTGTTATCCACGGATACCGCAACCACCCTGCGCATGCGCGATAACAAAGCGCTGGTGACCGATGGTCCCTTCGCAGAGACAAAAGAGCAACTGGCGGGGTTTTATATGCTGGAAGCGCGGGATATGAATGAGGCGATTCGTCTGGCAGAGAAAATTCCGCCGGCGCGCTATGGCTGCGTGGAAATCCGCCCGGTGCGGGAATTGATGGAGCAGGGCAACAGCCGTTGA
- a CDS encoding VOC family protein, which translates to MPNQHGEFIWYELLTDHSDSAVRFYNAILGWQATDSGQPGIDYRIFHARDEDSGESHAVGGLMQLTEEMRQGGAKPVWLGYIGVDDVDQTVGNIIAAGGGVQMPATDIPNVGRIAMITDPHGAPFYVMRGISNKTSLAFASDKPRVGHCAWNELVTPDPEAAKAFYFTEFGWSKEGEMDMGPLGRYEFIRHNGIIGALMPKPEALPIPLWHYYFRCADIDDACKAMTANGGQILHGPDEIPGGDFIVKGFDPQGALFALVGPKKQPA; encoded by the coding sequence ATGCCCAATCAACACGGCGAATTTATCTGGTACGAATTATTAACCGACCATAGCGACAGTGCGGTGCGGTTTTACAACGCAATTCTTGGCTGGCAGGCGACCGACAGCGGCCAGCCCGGAATAGATTACCGGATTTTCCACGCCCGGGATGAGGACAGCGGAGAATCCCACGCTGTCGGTGGCCTGATGCAACTCACCGAAGAAATGCGTCAGGGTGGCGCCAAGCCGGTATGGCTGGGTTATATCGGCGTGGACGATGTCGATCAGACGGTTGGCAATATCATTGCTGCCGGTGGCGGCGTGCAAATGCCTGCAACGGATATTCCCAACGTCGGCCGCATCGCCATGATAACCGATCCTCACGGCGCTCCGTTTTACGTCATGCGGGGTATCAGCAACAAAACCAGCCTGGCTTTTGCCTCGGACAAACCCCGCGTCGGGCACTGTGCCTGGAATGAACTCGTCACCCCCGATCCTGAAGCAGCCAAAGCATTTTATTTCACTGAATTTGGCTGGAGCAAAGAGGGCGAAATGGATATGGGGCCGCTGGGGCGTTACGAATTTATCCGCCATAACGGGATCATCGGTGCCCTCATGCCCAAACCGGAAGCGCTGCCGATACCGCTGTGGCACTACTATTTCCGTTGCGCTGACATCGACGATGCCTGCAAGGCCATGACCGCCAACGGCGGACAAATCCTGCATGGCCCCGATGAAATCCCCGGCGGGGACTTTATCGTCAAGGGCTTCGATCCGCAGGGAGCGCTGTTCGCCCTGGTTGGCCCAAAAAAACAGCCGGCTTAA
- a CDS encoding DUF1428 domain-containing protein — MSYIDGFVLAVPKIKKDAFIEHAGIADAAFMEWGATRILECWEDDVPDGKITDFRRAVQAEEGEAVVFSWIEWPDKATRDAGMEKMVAAMKTDSRISPEKNPMPFDGMRIIFGGFVPVVKLEK, encoded by the coding sequence ATGAGTTATATCGATGGATTTGTCCTAGCCGTACCCAAAATCAAGAAAGACGCCTTTATCGAGCACGCGGGTATTGCCGACGCCGCCTTTATGGAGTGGGGCGCCACCCGTATTCTCGAATGCTGGGAAGACGATGTCCCGGATGGCAAAATCACCGACTTTCGCCGGGCGGTACAGGCAGAGGAAGGAGAAGCCGTGGTATTCTCCTGGATAGAATGGCCCGACAAAGCGACCCGCGATGCCGGTATGGAGAAAATGGTGGCAGCTATGAAAACCGACTCTCGCATCAGCCCGGAGAAAAACCCCATGCCCTTTGACGGCATGCGCATAATCTTCGGGGGCTTTGTGCCGGTAGTGAAGCTCGAAAAATGA
- a CDS encoding VOC family protein, which produces MTAMIFVNLPVTNLNTSMAFYQALGFENNPQFTDQTAACMVWSEAIHVMLLTHDKWRHFTDRPIPPANTSEVMLALLMSSREAVDTMLQSAADKGGTADINPVQDLGFMYGRALADPDGHIWEATWMDPTAMPAEEKNR; this is translated from the coding sequence ATGACAGCCATGATTTTTGTCAACTTACCCGTCACCAATCTCAACACATCAATGGCCTTTTACCAGGCTCTTGGTTTCGAGAACAACCCCCAATTCACTGACCAGACCGCCGCCTGCATGGTGTGGAGTGAAGCAATTCATGTCATGTTGCTCACCCATGATAAATGGCGCCATTTTACCGATCGCCCAATTCCACCTGCCAACACCAGTGAGGTGATGCTCGCTTTGTTGATGAGTAGCCGTGAGGCCGTCGATACCATGCTGCAGAGCGCTGCTGACAAGGGCGGAACCGCCGATATCAATCCTGTCCAGGACTTGGGATTTATGTACGGCCGGGCCTTGGCGGATCCCGACGGCCACATATGGGAAGCAACGTGGATGGATCCAACGGCGATGCCCGCGGAAGAGAAGAACCGGTAA
- a CDS encoding RNA polymerase sigma factor, with the protein MTSLFVEQRITAIFRHESRRVLATLIRLLHGNFDLAEDALQEAFIAALSQWQHEGIPDNPGAWLVSTGRFKAIDRIRKSTRLDNFLKELAQTLEIESHAQQSEDDEEIEDDRLRLIFTCCHPSLAMEARVALTLREVCGLTTEAIAAAFLVPVPTLAQRIVRAKNKIRDAGIPYEVPEPEALPERLDAVLSVIYLVFNEGYTASSGAQLTQRDLSAEAIRLVKLLQELLPNAEVTGLLALMLLHDARRDGRTSTSGDLIPLEAQDRTRWNRAQIREGCDLVVKALRSGPPGVYTLQAAIAAVHAEARTAEETDWAEITGLYDVLRRVNPSPIVELNRAVALAMRDGPEAGLQAIDKLMNHKELQRYHLLYAARADLFRRLGQSQDAIHCYQQALDLAQQEPERRFLQQRLASLQK; encoded by the coding sequence ATGACCTCTCTTTTCGTTGAACAACGCATTACAGCGATCTTTCGCCATGAATCGCGGCGGGTACTGGCCACTTTGATTCGCCTGTTGCATGGTAACTTCGATCTCGCCGAGGATGCCCTGCAGGAGGCCTTTATAGCGGCATTGTCACAGTGGCAGCACGAGGGTATCCCAGACAATCCAGGGGCTTGGCTGGTGTCTACCGGTCGATTTAAAGCTATTGACCGGATACGTAAAAGCACACGCCTTGATAACTTTCTTAAAGAGCTTGCCCAAACTCTGGAAATAGAATCACACGCTCAACAGTCGGAAGATGACGAAGAGATAGAAGACGACCGGCTGCGGCTGATTTTTACCTGCTGTCACCCCAGTCTCGCCATGGAGGCGCGCGTCGCACTGACCCTGCGGGAAGTGTGCGGCTTGACCACCGAGGCTATTGCCGCGGCGTTTCTGGTGCCGGTGCCGACGCTGGCGCAACGCATTGTCAGGGCGAAAAACAAAATCCGCGATGCGGGCATTCCTTATGAAGTGCCCGAGCCCGAAGCGCTGCCAGAACGCCTGGACGCCGTGTTATCGGTTATTTACCTGGTTTTTAACGAAGGTTACACGGCCTCCAGTGGTGCACAGCTTACCCAGAGAGACCTCTCGGCAGAGGCCATTCGTTTAGTAAAGCTCTTGCAAGAGTTATTGCCCAATGCCGAGGTTACCGGCCTGTTGGCTCTGATGCTGTTACACGATGCCAGACGTGACGGACGCACCAGCACCAGCGGCGATCTGATTCCCCTGGAAGCACAAGATCGCACCCGGTGGAATAGGGCCCAGATCCGCGAAGGCTGTGATCTGGTGGTAAAGGCCCTGCGGTCTGGCCCGCCTGGCGTGTATACCCTGCAAGCGGCCATTGCCGCCGTCCATGCCGAAGCGCGGACGGCGGAAGAGACCGACTGGGCGGAAATCACTGGCCTTTATGATGTTCTGCGGCGAGTCAATCCCTCCCCAATCGTGGAACTCAACCGCGCCGTTGCCCTGGCCATGCGTGACGGGCCGGAAGCCGGCCTGCAGGCCATTGATAAACTCATGAATCACAAGGAGTTACAGCGTTACCATCTTTTATACGCCGCGCGCGCCGACCTGTTCCGCCGTCTCGGTCAATCACAGGACGCCATTCACTGTTATCAACAGGCCCTGGATCTGGCACAGCAGGAGCCCGAAAGGCGGTTTCTGCAGCAGCGATTGGCATCACTTCAAAAATAA
- a CDS encoding DUF4124 domain-containing protein: MLKTAAVTTLFLFLMAGTSEPAIYSCTVNGKTIYSDRPCSSNSEEMSVIEFAEKPTHQTGTDDGPNAAQKRDLIRLRFNAEILDSEISMKEKEINETTASMAAIQQDYEQKVDLLNKQLSRYNRNTSYGKLQEQRILTEIKALQMELRNKNFIARDKIKAIRAELTLLKQNQNDLEKQIQELNRTSR, from the coding sequence ATGCTAAAAACAGCGGCAGTGACAACCCTCTTTCTTTTCCTCATGGCGGGCACATCCGAACCTGCGATCTATTCCTGCACAGTCAACGGCAAAACCATTTACTCCGACAGGCCCTGCAGCTCAAACAGCGAAGAGATGTCGGTGATTGAATTTGCTGAAAAACCGACCCATCAAACCGGAACGGATGATGGACCGAACGCTGCGCAAAAACGCGACTTGATAAGACTCAGATTCAATGCTGAAATCCTCGACAGTGAAATCTCCATGAAGGAAAAAGAAATCAATGAAACCACGGCATCGATGGCTGCGATTCAACAGGACTATGAACAGAAAGTGGATCTTTTGAACAAGCAATTGAGCAGGTACAACAGAAACACGTCCTATGGGAAACTCCAGGAGCAGAGGATTTTGACGGAAATCAAAGCTCTGCAAATGGAGCTGCGCAATAAAAACTTCATAGCCAGGGATAAAATCAAGGCGATCCGGGCCGAACTGACCCTGCTTAAACAAAACCAGAATGATTTGGAAAAACAGATTCAAGAGCTGAACCGAACCAGCAGGTAA
- a CDS encoding lipoate--protein ligase has translation MNKTRILISDSTDPWFNLTVEDIIFRSMPADQRVLFLWQNADTVVIGRAQNPWRECNTERMEQDGVKLARRQTGGGAVFHDLGNSCFTFMAGKPEYDKSVSTQIVLNALEKLGIAGQANGRNDLVIEDETGLRKFSGSAYRETPDRGFHHGTLLLNADLNRLADYLNPDPKKLQAKGIASIRSRVVNLNTLVPDLSHQTVSAAISQAYQDYYQVAVTTEFITPEHFANLPDFKEKFARQCSWEWNFGSTPPFTHSLDERFDWGGVEMLLNVERGTIQQATIYTDMLDPLPMERFAEALHGLQYQSASVSSCIEKLLHSYPQYQAQLATTQQWLTKQFA, from the coding sequence ATGAACAAAACCCGTATCCTCATTTCCGATTCGACCGATCCCTGGTTCAACCTGACCGTTGAAGATATTATTTTCCGTTCCATGCCGGCCGACCAGCGCGTCCTGTTCTTGTGGCAAAACGCCGACACCGTGGTGATCGGCCGGGCGCAGAACCCCTGGCGAGAATGCAATACCGAACGCATGGAGCAGGACGGGGTGAAACTTGCCCGCCGCCAGACCGGTGGCGGGGCGGTCTTTCATGATCTGGGCAACAGCTGCTTTACCTTCATGGCCGGCAAGCCCGAATATGATAAAAGCGTATCGACCCAAATCGTCCTGAACGCTTTGGAAAAGCTGGGGATCGCGGGGCAGGCCAACGGCCGTAACGACCTGGTGATCGAAGATGAAACCGGCCTGCGCAAGTTTTCCGGTTCGGCCTATCGGGAAACTCCTGACCGAGGATTCCACCACGGCACCCTGCTGCTGAACGCCGACCTGAACCGTTTGGCCGACTATCTCAACCCCGACCCGAAGAAGTTACAGGCCAAGGGAATTGCCTCCATCAGATCACGAGTTGTCAATCTGAACACGCTGGTTCCTGATCTTAGCCATCAAACAGTGAGCGCAGCAATCAGCCAGGCCTATCAGGATTACTATCAGGTCGCGGTCACAACCGAATTCATCACTCCAGAGCACTTCGCGAACCTGCCGGACTTCAAGGAAAAATTTGCCCGCCAATGCAGTTGGGAATGGAATTTCGGCAGCACTCCTCCGTTTACGCACTCTTTGGACGAGCGTTTTGATTGGGGCGGGGTTGAAATGTTACTCAACGTGGAGCGAGGCACGATTCAGCAGGCCACCATTTACACCGACATGCTCGATCCCTTGCCGATGGAACGTTTTGCGGAAGCGCTGCACGGCCTGCAATACCAGTCCGCAAGCGTGTCATCCTGTATAGAAAAACTGCTGCACAGCTACCCGCAGTACCAGGCTCAGCTTGCGACCACTCAGCAATGGTTAACAAAGCAATTTGCCTGA
- a CDS encoding MFS transporter, producing MFVLSIAHLAHDTFSAILAPLLPLLIAKLGMSLSVTAFLDITRRIPALFNPFLGVLVERTGSKYIVIFTPAITALSMGFVGLANSTVILFILLFVAGVSAALFHVPSPVMVKNVAGNRVGTGMSFFMVGGELARTLGPMLVIAAVSAWGLEGIYRLIPLGLLASLVLYLKLRNYQSPQHLSKPKEKGDTRKILKQHRFFFIALAGFILFQAVAKSALTLYLPVYLTGQGSSLWYAGISLSVLQFFGVVGTFCAGNLSDRIGRRKTLLLSSVATVLFMGLFVWSNNIIPLAVLGLFLLASGPVLLAKTQDIATNMPTFMNSMYMFINFGVSSVAVFAVGLLGDKLGLQTTYIIAAFFCLGTIPLAWLVTLEQGQETPPEFPG from the coding sequence GTGTTCGTCCTGTCAATCGCCCACCTTGCTCATGATACGTTTTCCGCGATCCTGGCGCCGCTCCTGCCGCTTTTGATTGCGAAGCTCGGCATGTCGCTTTCGGTGACGGCTTTTCTCGATATTACCCGGCGCATTCCGGCACTCTTCAATCCGTTTTTGGGTGTCCTGGTCGAGCGTACCGGCAGCAAGTACATTGTCATCTTCACACCGGCGATCACGGCACTCAGCATGGGCTTCGTCGGCCTGGCCAACTCGACGGTGATCTTGTTTATCCTGCTGTTTGTCGCCGGGGTCTCGGCGGCGCTGTTTCATGTCCCTTCCCCGGTGATGGTTAAGAATGTGGCGGGCAATCGAGTCGGTACCGGAATGAGTTTTTTCATGGTCGGTGGGGAACTGGCGAGAACTCTCGGCCCGATGTTGGTTATTGCCGCAGTCTCCGCTTGGGGACTGGAAGGGATTTATCGACTGATCCCCTTGGGGCTACTGGCTTCTCTGGTCCTGTATCTCAAACTGCGCAATTATCAGAGCCCGCAGCACCTGAGCAAACCTAAAGAAAAAGGGGATACCCGCAAGATTCTGAAACAACACCGGTTTTTTTTTATTGCCCTGGCTGGCTTCATCCTGTTTCAGGCGGTGGCAAAGAGCGCCCTGACCCTGTATTTGCCGGTTTACCTGACCGGGCAGGGCAGTTCCTTGTGGTATGCGGGTATTTCCTTATCTGTCTTGCAGTTTTTCGGCGTGGTCGGGACGTTCTGCGCCGGGAATCTCTCCGATCGCATCGGCCGGCGCAAAACCCTGCTGCTCTCCAGCGTTGCAACGGTCCTTTTTATGGGGCTGTTTGTCTGGAGTAACAATATTATCCCATTGGCTGTGCTGGGACTGTTCCTGCTTGCTTCAGGACCGGTTCTGCTGGCCAAGACCCAGGATATCGCAACGAATATGCCGACTTTTATGAACAGCATGTACATGTTCATTAATTTCGGTGTCAGCTCGGTGGCGGTTTTTGCTGTCGGTCTGCTCGGGGACAAGCTCGGGCTGCAGACGACTTATATCATTGCAGCGTTCTTCTGCCTTGGGACTATCCCGCTGGCCTGGCTGGTGACCCTGGAACAGGGCCAGGAGACTCCCCCGGAGTTTCCCGGCTGA
- a CDS encoding DNA glycosylase AlkZ-like family protein, which translates to MGPMTKTMSGKNMHITLAQLRWHRLMRSGLITPFASAEDCAEALIGVQAQMSRAAALAIAARIAGDFSFRKFEELLYRQRSLVRTWGQRNTLHTFRSADWPNLVAALGSRRSWAHGKFLENGGSAVDCERLIAAIGKTLQGRPPLTREAIAGQTGMEASGWGGLLIDAAYRGLLCDAGARRFAHGMHWLPRRMEQPDPKTASIALMRRYLRNYGPARPADAAFWFGEKVAVVKQWLASLDLIEVVCEKTPLVALREDKNELTSLAPPRSTQGWPIVMLYRFDPLLLAHKGKDWIVPAQHYGKVWTAGGHVSGVILQKGVAVATWQYQKSAGRYGITLAPFSKTKISQRIQEKVEQQEKFLGKFFLQ; encoded by the coding sequence ATGGGCCCGATGACAAAAACCATGTCAGGAAAAAATATGCATATCACTCTTGCTCAGCTCAGATGGCACCGGCTCATGAGGTCAGGTCTGATAACTCCGTTCGCCTCAGCAGAGGACTGCGCAGAAGCACTCATTGGAGTGCAGGCGCAAATGTCACGCGCTGCTGCTCTTGCCATTGCAGCCAGGATCGCCGGTGATTTTTCTTTCCGGAAATTCGAAGAGTTGCTGTACCGGCAACGTTCTCTTGTCCGCACATGGGGACAGCGGAACACCCTGCATACCTTTCGCTCAGCAGATTGGCCCAATCTGGTTGCGGCGCTTGGTTCCCGGCGCTCCTGGGCGCACGGAAAGTTTCTTGAAAACGGCGGCTCTGCGGTTGATTGCGAGCGGTTGATTGCAGCTATCGGCAAAACCCTGCAAGGGAGACCGCCGCTCACGCGGGAGGCGATTGCCGGGCAGACCGGAATGGAGGCATCGGGCTGGGGCGGACTTCTTATTGACGCTGCTTATCGGGGCCTGCTTTGCGATGCCGGAGCGCGGCGGTTTGCTCATGGCATGCACTGGCTGCCCAGGCGCATGGAGCAACCGGACCCAAAAACCGCCAGCATCGCTTTGATGCGTCGTTACCTGCGTAACTATGGGCCAGCACGGCCTGCGGATGCCGCCTTCTGGTTTGGGGAAAAAGTGGCCGTGGTCAAGCAATGGCTGGCCAGCTTGGACCTGATAGAAGTCGTGTGCGAAAAGACTCCACTTGTCGCCCTCCGTGAGGACAAAAATGAGCTGACCTCGCTTGCTCCGCCACGCTCCACGCAGGGTTGGCCAATTGTCATGCTGTATCGCTTCGATCCTCTCCTGCTGGCCCACAAGGGCAAAGACTGGATCGTTCCGGCCCAACACTATGGCAAGGTCTGGACGGCCGGCGGGCATGTCTCGGGGGTCATTTTACAGAAAGGGGTCGCAGTGGCCACCTGGCAGTATCAAAAAAGTGCGGGTCGATATGGCATTACCCTTGCGCCGTTCTCAAAAACAAAAATCTCCCAACGGATCCAAGAAAAAGTTGAGCAGCAGGAAAAATTTCTGGGAAAATTCTTTCTTCAGTGA
- a CDS encoding outer membrane beta-barrel protein, which produces MKSVKYLVMVGLVLTIAVSTAQADGTGNGFYAGAAVVGSGFVLDSGDNTDKLDGDSKVSGGVYAGYKHRIIKGMFAAGEVFYHDTAADKKFSDGDKMELDPQYGLKFHLGYEWDSWSVYGILGAAHLGYDVTQNGEHKDDGSFQALFGGGAGYQFNEKISTNLEITTTGEEVDIAGDDDRTLGLLTMRLGVSYHF; this is translated from the coding sequence ATGAAAAGTGTGAAATACCTGGTTATGGTGGGGCTGGTACTGACAATCGCCGTTAGTACCGCCCAAGCGGATGGGACTGGAAACGGGTTCTATGCCGGAGCCGCGGTTGTCGGTTCCGGGTTCGTGCTCGACAGTGGGGACAATACCGATAAATTGGATGGCGATTCCAAAGTATCTGGCGGGGTCTATGCCGGTTATAAACACAGGATTATCAAAGGGATGTTTGCTGCTGGAGAAGTTTTTTATCACGATACCGCAGCGGACAAGAAATTTTCCGATGGCGACAAAATGGAGCTTGACCCGCAATATGGGCTTAAGTTCCACCTGGGCTATGAGTGGGACAGCTGGTCCGTGTACGGGATTTTGGGCGCTGCCCACCTGGGCTACGATGTGACTCAAAATGGAGAGCATAAAGATGACGGGAGCTTCCAGGCACTATTTGGCGGTGGTGCCGGCTATCAGTTCAATGAGAAGATTTCCACCAATCTGGAAATAACGACCACCGGCGAAGAGGTTGATATTGCCGGAGATGACGACAGAACGCTTGGTCTACTCACCATGCGGCTAGGAGTCAGTTATCATTTTTAA
- a CDS encoding winged helix-turn-helix domain-containing protein, whose protein sequence is MTQRKQILLVEDDDRLGNLISSYLTEQGFDLSVERRGDTAATRILQERPDLVILDLLLPGMDGLTICQQVRTDYQGPILMLTALEDDMDQVAGLEMGADDYVKKPVLPRVLLARIRALLRRREKANGENDVAPETIDELVFGRLSINRAAQSVQLNRQPVILTTNEFNLLWLLASHAGQILDRATIYRKLRGIDYDGLDRSVDLTISHLRKKLEEDADHPKRIKTIWGQGYLFALNA, encoded by the coding sequence ATGACACAACGAAAACAAATCCTGCTGGTTGAGGATGACGACCGGCTTGGGAATTTGATCAGTTCCTATCTGACAGAACAGGGCTTTGACCTGTCCGTCGAAAGAAGAGGCGATACCGCGGCAACGCGTATTCTTCAAGAACGACCGGATCTGGTCATCCTCGACCTACTATTGCCAGGCATGGACGGCTTGACGATCTGTCAGCAGGTCCGCACCGATTACCAGGGACCGATTCTCATGCTGACGGCTCTTGAAGATGATATGGATCAAGTCGCAGGCTTGGAAATGGGTGCCGATGATTATGTCAAAAAGCCGGTTCTGCCACGGGTTTTGCTGGCCCGCATTCGGGCCTTGCTGCGGCGTCGGGAAAAAGCCAACGGAGAAAATGATGTTGCTCCGGAAACAATCGATGAACTGGTTTTTGGCCGGTTGAGTATTAACCGAGCCGCGCAAAGCGTTCAGCTTAATCGTCAACCAGTCATTTTGACCACCAATGAGTTCAACCTGCTCTGGCTTCTGGCCAGTCACGCCGGGCAGATTCTGGATCGCGCGACCATTTACCGCAAGTTGAGGGGAATCGACTACGACGGGCTGGACCGATCGGTGGATTTGACCATCTCGCACTTGCGCAAAAAACTTGAGGAAGACGCCGACCACCCCAAGCGGATCAAAACGATCTGGGGGCAGGGGTATCTGTTTGCTCTGAACGCCTGA